In Lentimicrobium sp. L6, one genomic interval encodes:
- a CDS encoding ABC transporter ATP-binding protein → MDQVIKIRDIAKHYQVGTQLVKAIRTISLDIKKNEYVALMGPSGSGKSTLMNILGCLDTPTRGEYFLAGDDVSKLDDNALADIRNRQIGFVFQTFNLLPRSSALENVMLPLIYAGYNKKQRTEMATETLDNVQLADRMDHKPNELSGGQRQRVAVARALVNKPAIILADEPTGNLDSKTSVEIMALFEEIHDQGNTVIVVTHEEDIAQHAHRIIRLKDGEIFSDKKNPNIKRLLQKV, encoded by the coding sequence ATGGACCAAGTCATTAAGATACGAGACATTGCAAAACACTATCAAGTAGGAACACAATTGGTGAAAGCCATAAGGACCATCAGCCTTGATATTAAGAAAAACGAATATGTTGCTTTGATGGGGCCTTCGGGTTCTGGTAAGTCCACATTAATGAATATTCTGGGCTGTTTAGATACGCCAACCCGTGGGGAGTATTTTTTAGCTGGTGATGATGTAAGTAAACTTGATGATAATGCTTTGGCAGATATCCGTAACCGTCAAATTGGTTTCGTTTTCCAGACATTTAATCTTTTACCACGTTCTTCGGCATTAGAGAATGTGATGCTGCCATTGATTTATGCGGGTTATAACAAAAAACAACGCACCGAAATGGCAACAGAAACATTAGATAATGTTCAGTTAGCCGACAGAATGGATCATAAACCCAATGAACTTTCAGGTGGACAAAGACAGAGGGTGGCTGTGGCACGGGCATTGGTAAACAAACCTGCTATTATTCTTGCTGATGAGCCCACTGGAAACTTAGATTCTAAAACATCAGTGGAGATTATGGCCCTTTTTGAAGAGATTCACGATCAAGGTAACACCGTAATTGTGGTTACTCACGAGGAGGATATTGCCCAACATGCCCACCGTATCATTCGATTGAAAGATGGAGAAATTTTTTCTGACAAGAAGAATCCTAATATTAAGCGCTTGCTTCAGAAGGTTTAG
- a CDS encoding MarC family protein has product MDEFLATFVFFFAVIDPIGTIPVFIAVTTGYNEKQKRKIALKAVLISAIVLLFFIAVGELILNAINIPLSAFQIAGGIVLFIFAMTMIFGKGKPEEEKEMISSVSETAVYPLAMPSIASPGAMLAAVLLTENSRFSLWEQAQSSAAMLGVLALVLLFMLGASKIHKYIGDSGASIISRVMGLILASVAVSSVLHGIDIYFQILTLG; this is encoded by the coding sequence ATGGATGAATTTCTAGCCACTTTTGTATTCTTCTTTGCTGTGATAGATCCCATTGGAACCATTCCTGTTTTTATTGCAGTTACAACAGGTTATAATGAAAAGCAGAAGAGGAAGATTGCTCTAAAAGCTGTTCTAATTTCAGCTATTGTTCTATTATTCTTTATTGCGGTAGGTGAATTAATACTAAATGCCATCAATATTCCACTGTCTGCATTTCAAATAGCTGGAGGAATTGTACTTTTTATATTTGCCATGACCATGATATTTGGTAAAGGAAAACCCGAAGAGGAGAAAGAAATGATAAGCAGTGTAAGCGAGACCGCCGTATATCCTTTAGCCATGCCTTCTATTGCTAGTCCTGGAGCCATGTTAGCAGCTGTTTTACTAACTGAAAACAGCAGGTTTAGTTTATGGGAGCAAGCACAATCTTCAGCTGCTATGCTTGGAGTTTTGGCTCTTGTATTACTATTTATGCTGGGAGCCAGTAAAATACATAAGTATATAGGCGATAGTGGTGCAAGTATTATAAGCCGGGTGATGGGATTGATTTTAGCATCTGTAGCAGTGAGTTCTGTTCTTCATGGCATCGATATTTACTTCCAAATCCTAACTTTGGGATAA
- a CDS encoding rhodanese-related sulfurtransferase, whose amino-acid sequence MPLHNTINREVLKEQLMQETFKRKTISFYRYFYLDHPQEFRDEIYKEWNNFNCLGRIYVAREGINAQMSVPEHYFEAFMESLKKHEIFKEIPIKYAVEDDGKSFYKLTIKVRPKLVADGLKDGDFDVTNVGKHLSGVEFHEQLGKENTVVVDMRNLYESEIGRFENAICPEADTFREELEIAVDLLKEQKDKKVLLYCTGGIRCEKASAYLKHHGFNDVNQLLGGVLEYVRQIKPLGLKSKFMGKNFVFDARMAEDVNGQVLASCHQCGTAFDTHKNCANDSCHLLFIQCPSCAEQYGNCCSDECKEENHLRSIDPVAHPIITKSGRRYRKSLTMSKLRKEEPVV is encoded by the coding sequence ATGCCTTTACATAATACCATCAACCGTGAAGTGTTGAAAGAACAACTCATGCAAGAAACCTTCAAAAGAAAAACGATTTCCTTTTATCGATATTTCTATTTAGACCATCCTCAAGAATTTCGTGATGAAATATATAAAGAATGGAACAACTTTAATTGCTTGGGTAGGATTTATGTAGCCAGAGAAGGTATTAATGCACAAATGAGTGTGCCTGAACACTATTTTGAGGCTTTTATGGAAAGCTTAAAAAAACATGAGATTTTCAAGGAAATCCCCATTAAATATGCCGTAGAAGATGATGGTAAATCGTTCTATAAATTAACCATAAAAGTTCGACCAAAACTAGTGGCGGATGGATTGAAAGATGGCGATTTTGATGTGACAAATGTGGGGAAGCACCTTTCTGGAGTAGAGTTTCACGAGCAATTAGGAAAAGAAAACACAGTGGTTGTGGATATGAGGAATCTCTATGAAAGCGAAATAGGCAGGTTTGAAAATGCCATTTGTCCCGAAGCAGACACATTTAGAGAGGAATTGGAAATTGCAGTAGATTTATTGAAAGAGCAAAAAGATAAAAAAGTACTATTATATTGTACCGGAGGAATCCGCTGTGAAAAAGCCAGTGCTTATTTAAAGCATCATGGTTTTAATGATGTAAACCAATTGCTTGGCGGTGTTCTGGAGTATGTGAGACAGATTAAGCCTTTGGGTTTAAAATCAAAATTTATGGGCAAAAACTTTGTGTTTGATGCCCGCATGGCTGAAGATGTAAACGGACAAGTATTGGCTTCTTGCCATCAATGTGGAACGGCTTTCGATACCCATAAAAACTGCGCCAACGATTCTTGTCATCTCTTGTTTATCCAGTGTCCTTCATGTGCCGAGCAGTATGGAAATTGCTGTTCAGATGAATGTAAAGAAGAAAATCATCTTCGTTCCATCGATCCGGTTGCGCATCCCATTATTACGAAAAGTGGTAGGAGGTACCGAAAGAGCTTAACTATGTCGAAATTAAGAAAAGAAGAACCAGTAGTATAA
- a CDS encoding C1 family peptidase — protein MKKGSIFLLALVLTLPVLAKKKDKKEEDKKAYEFTIINEVPTSAVKNQYRSGTCWSFGGTAFLETELIRLGKGEVDLSEMFVVRNAYSQKAINTVRWHGNLNFGGGGNFHDVTWVFANHGAITEDAYAGLEYGEEKHVHGELDALLDAYVSTVIMNKNRKLSAAWHNGFDGILDAYLGEVPETFSEDGKEFTTQSYADELGLNMDDYVEITSFNHHPFYETFILEIPDNWMLAEYYNLPLDEMIEVIESALMNGYSVAWDADVSEKGFSWKNGVAIIPDAEKPELAGMESEKWEELDEKEKSEKLYSFDVPVAEKVITQALRQEAFDNYKTKDDHLMLLTAVAKDQRGETFYKVKNSWSEKGSPYEGFFFASTPYMQSKTISIMIHKDAIPAAIKSKLGIK, from the coding sequence ATGAAAAAAGGAAGCATTTTTCTATTGGCCCTAGTATTGACATTGCCAGTATTAGCAAAGAAGAAGGATAAAAAAGAAGAGGACAAAAAAGCCTACGAATTCACTATTATCAACGAAGTTCCAACTTCTGCCGTAAAAAATCAATATCGTTCTGGAACATGTTGGAGTTTTGGAGGTACGGCCTTCTTAGAAACAGAATTGATACGATTAGGAAAAGGAGAAGTAGATTTATCTGAGATGTTTGTGGTCAGAAATGCCTACAGTCAAAAAGCCATAAACACCGTTCGCTGGCATGGTAACCTCAACTTTGGAGGAGGAGGTAATTTCCACGATGTCACTTGGGTTTTTGCCAATCACGGAGCCATCACAGAAGATGCTTATGCTGGTCTTGAATATGGTGAAGAAAAACACGTTCATGGTGAATTAGATGCTTTGTTAGATGCCTATGTAAGTACAGTCATTATGAATAAGAACCGAAAACTAAGTGCTGCTTGGCACAATGGTTTCGATGGCATTTTAGATGCTTATTTAGGTGAAGTTCCTGAAACATTTTCTGAGGATGGTAAAGAATTTACAACCCAATCTTATGCTGATGAATTAGGTTTAAATATGGATGATTATGTGGAAATCACTTCTTTTAATCACCACCCATTTTATGAGACTTTTATTTTAGAAATCCCCGACAACTGGATGTTGGCTGAGTATTATAACCTTCCTTTAGACGAAATGATAGAAGTGATAGAAAGTGCCTTAATGAATGGTTATTCAGTAGCATGGGATGCTGATGTTAGTGAAAAAGGCTTTAGTTGGAAGAATGGAGTAGCCATTATTCCTGATGCTGAGAAGCCTGAGTTAGCTGGTATGGAAAGTGAGAAATGGGAAGAGTTGGACGAGAAGGAAAAGAGCGAAAAACTCTATAGTTTTGATGTGCCAGTGGCTGAAAAAGTAATCACTCAAGCATTAAGACAAGAGGCTTTTGATAATTATAAAACCAAAGACGATCACTTGATGCTTCTTACAGCTGTTGCCAAAGACCAAAGAGGAGAAACTTTCTATAAAGTAAAAAATAGCTGGAGCGAAAAAGGAAGTCCTTATGAAGGTTTTTTCTTTGCCTCAACGCCTTATATGCAATCAAAAACTATCAGTATTATGATTCATAAGGATGCTATTCCTGCTGCTATTAAGAGTAAACTTGGGATTAAGTAG
- a CDS encoding AsmA-like C-terminal region-containing protein, whose translation MKKFIKWFLIIIVFILAILIILPMAFQGKITKIAKQEINKNVNARVNFEEVKLSLITSFPDLSFKMNEISVIGVDHFEGDTLAYIKQFRLDLGLLSILNDPIEIKSIIFKHPQVYTKVLEDGKANWDIALEEETVEEETSNDSEPAMVLSLRNFSIIGAEIIYEDQSMDLFTKMENLNFNLSGDLSSDYTTLSTKSTIDAMSLKMEGLSYLKKAKMELIADLETDLVKSKYTFKENILKVNELELGFDGSVEMPSDDIIVDIVFDAKQTAFKNILSLVPAVYMTDFQDLKTAGQLSLKGKVKGIYNENQLPAFNLNLLVKEAMFQYPDLPSKVENISMDLAIDNADGIEDHTIINLKTFHMDMAGNPFDMNMLVKTPVSDPSIDGKINGTIDLGKMKDLLPSEDMNMSGTIKANMEMKGKMSSIENEDYEDFYAVGNIAIQNLNYKDTDLPQGIHIKSAKAIISPQFVNLDHFKAEIGESDMNMKGKIENFLAFYFKDELLKGDFSFTSNKLNMADLMGEETDELESNSEEESEELAVIEIPKNIDFTLNTEIDELQYDNMEIKNIRGGLQLKDGIASLDDLNMNMLDGSLKMNGQYSSQDLEKPSFDFDMDAVNFNVKETFETFNTIQKIAPIAKNMEGNISAKMNIDGILLQYMEPDLGTVNSKGRLQSNSLAIKNAELFKQVGSLIKSDKFNQLSLDNMDLTYTMTNGNIDLKPFDTKFGKSKMTIGGSQNINQNIDYYMDFNIPSSELGSQANAVASQLFAEAGKLGLDVQTPETIKFKALIGGTLSQPKVGLDLKNSASNMADDLKKQAELKLKQEKDKAKKQAIDEAKKQAAQLMAEADKQGKKLISEAQKVASQAKAEANKQADIAKAETYKQADALIKEAGDDTMKKLIAKTAADKLKAEADKTAENFKKEAAAQADKGVNVAKKQSDALKVTAKKQGDALIVKAEKV comes from the coding sequence ATGAAAAAATTCATCAAGTGGTTTCTTATCATTATCGTTTTTATTCTAGCTATATTGATTATTCTTCCCATGGCTTTCCAAGGAAAGATTACAAAGATTGCCAAACAAGAAATCAATAAGAATGTGAATGCAAGAGTCAATTTTGAGGAGGTTAAATTAAGTCTAATCACTTCTTTTCCAGATTTGAGTTTTAAGATGAATGAGATTTCTGTAATTGGAGTCGACCATTTTGAAGGAGATACTTTGGCCTATATTAAGCAGTTCCGATTAGACCTTGGTCTTTTAAGCATTTTAAACGACCCTATAGAAATTAAATCGATTATCTTCAAGCATCCTCAAGTTTATACCAAAGTTTTAGAAGATGGTAAAGCCAATTGGGATATTGCTTTGGAAGAGGAAACAGTAGAAGAGGAAACTTCAAACGATTCGGAACCGGCAATGGTTTTATCCTTGCGTAATTTTAGCATTATTGGTGCCGAAATCATATATGAAGATCAAAGCATGGATTTATTCACCAAAATGGAGAACTTGAACTTTAATCTTAGCGGCGACCTTTCGTCGGACTATACCACTCTATCCACCAAATCCACCATTGATGCTATGAGCCTTAAAATGGAGGGACTTTCCTATTTAAAGAAGGCCAAAATGGAACTCATTGCTGATTTAGAAACCGACTTAGTAAAATCAAAATATACTTTCAAAGAAAACATCCTCAAGGTTAATGAACTGGAATTGGGTTTCGATGGTTCTGTGGAAATGCCAAGTGATGACATTATCGTCGACATAGTTTTTGATGCTAAGCAAACAGCTTTTAAAAACATCCTCTCTTTAGTTCCTGCGGTATATATGACCGATTTTCAGGATTTAAAAACAGCTGGTCAACTATCATTAAAAGGAAAAGTAAAAGGAATCTATAATGAGAATCAATTGCCAGCTTTTAACCTGAATTTATTAGTGAAAGAGGCCATGTTCCAATATCCTGACCTTCCATCTAAAGTAGAGAATATCTCTATGGATTTAGCTATTGATAATGCAGATGGAATAGAAGATCATACGATTATCAATCTAAAGACATTCCATATGGATATGGCTGGAAATCCTTTCGATATGAATATGTTGGTCAAAACGCCTGTGAGTGATCCAAGTATTGATGGAAAGATAAATGGAACAATAGACTTAGGAAAGATGAAGGATTTACTTCCTTCTGAGGATATGAATATGTCCGGAACCATTAAAGCCAATATGGAAATGAAGGGAAAAATGTCATCCATAGAAAATGAAGATTATGAAGACTTTTATGCGGTAGGAAATATTGCTATTCAAAACCTAAACTATAAAGATACTGATTTACCTCAGGGTATTCATATAAAAAGTGCCAAAGCCATCATCTCTCCTCAATTTGTGAATCTAGATCATTTTAAAGCTGAAATAGGTGAAAGCGATATGAATATGAAAGGTAAAATAGAGAACTTCTTGGCTTTTTATTTCAAAGATGAACTGCTAAAAGGAGATTTCAGTTTTACTTCCAACAAACTGAATATGGCAGATTTGATGGGTGAAGAAACGGATGAATTAGAGAGCAATTCGGAGGAAGAGAGCGAGGAATTAGCGGTGATAGAAATCCCTAAAAACATAGATTTTACTCTAAACACTGAAATTGATGAGCTTCAATACGACAATATGGAGATTAAAAATATTAGAGGAGGCCTTCAATTAAAAGACGGTATAGCTAGCTTGGATGATCTAAACATGAATATGCTGGATGGTAGTTTAAAGATGAACGGGCAATATTCGAGTCAGGATTTAGAAAAGCCCAGCTTCGATTTCGATATGGATGCTGTAAATTTCAATGTAAAAGAGACCTTTGAGACTTTCAATACCATTCAGAAAATAGCGCCTATTGCTAAAAACATGGAAGGAAATATTTCTGCAAAAATGAATATCGATGGAATCCTCCTACAATATATGGAACCTGATTTGGGGACAGTAAACAGCAAAGGTAGACTTCAATCTAATAGTTTGGCCATAAAAAATGCAGAGCTATTTAAGCAGGTGGGGAGTTTAATCAAGTCGGACAAGTTCAATCAACTCTCGCTAGATAATATGGATTTGACTTATACCATGACCAATGGAAATATTGATCTGAAGCCTTTCGACACCAAATTTGGGAAATCAAAAATGACCATTGGCGGATCCCAGAATATCAATCAAAACATTGACTATTATATGGATTTCAACATTCCAAGTTCAGAATTAGGTTCACAGGCCAATGCTGTGGCCTCTCAATTATTTGCTGAAGCAGGGAAATTAGGTTTGGATGTTCAGACTCCTGAAACCATCAAATTCAAAGCCTTAATTGGAGGAACATTAAGTCAACCTAAAGTAGGTTTAGATTTAAAGAATTCAGCTTCAAATATGGCTGATGATTTAAAGAAACAAGCAGAACTTAAGCTAAAGCAAGAAAAAGATAAAGCCAAGAAGCAGGCTATTGACGAGGCGAAAAAGCAAGCTGCTCAACTCATGGCTGAAGCTGACAAGCAAGGGAAGAAGTTAATCTCAGAAGCCCAGAAAGTAGCCAGTCAAGCCAAAGCAGAAGCCAACAAACAAGCAGATATAGCTAAAGCTGAGACTTACAAACAGGCAGATGCATTAATCAAAGAAGCTGGTGATGATACCATGAAAAAACTTATAGCAAAAACAGCTGCAGACAAGCTAAAAGCCGAAGCGGATAAAACCGCAGAAAACTTTAAAAAGGAAGCTGCTGCACAAGCCGACAAAGGAGTAAACGTAGCTAAGAAACAATCTGATGCTCTAAAAGTAACAGCTAAAAAGCAAGGTGATGCCTTAATTGTTAAGGCTGAGAAGGTGTAA
- a CDS encoding DNA alkylation repair protein, which translates to MDAYKYYQELDARLEAIAIEANAIPMKKYMKNHFEFYGIKSVARRAVVSAFIKELGRISEEGLDEFVRLCWDNPYRELHYACLDIIEKEKKPKIERLELYEWMILHRSWWDSVDAIAPNLLGRLLQQNPELIKENTLRYVQSNELWLQRTALIFQLRYKTETDLPLLFNYCEMLAEHKDFFIRKAIGWSLRQAGKFYPDVVKDFVAKTELSNLSVREALKHLG; encoded by the coding sequence ATGGATGCCTATAAATACTATCAGGAATTGGATGCTCGTTTGGAAGCCATTGCTATTGAAGCCAATGCCATTCCAATGAAGAAGTATATGAAAAACCATTTCGAATTCTATGGTATAAAATCTGTAGCTCGGAGAGCAGTAGTTTCTGCATTTATTAAGGAATTAGGAAGAATTTCGGAGGAGGGTTTAGATGAATTTGTTCGTCTTTGTTGGGACAATCCCTATCGTGAATTGCATTATGCCTGCCTAGATATTATTGAGAAAGAAAAAAAGCCAAAGATTGAGCGATTAGAGCTATACGAGTGGATGATTCTGCATCGTTCTTGGTGGGATTCGGTAGATGCTATAGCACCTAATCTGCTGGGTAGACTCCTCCAACAAAACCCGGAACTCATTAAAGAAAACACACTTCGATATGTGCAATCCAATGAGCTTTGGTTGCAAAGAACTGCCTTAATATTTCAATTGCGATACAAAACCGAAACAGATTTACCTCTGCTTTTTAATTACTGTGAAATGTTGGCTGAGCATAAAGATTTCTTCATCAGAAAAGCCATAGGCTGGAGCCTCCGTCAAGCTGGCAAGTTCTATCCCGATGTAGTAAAAGATTTTGTGGCAAAAACGGAGCTGAGTAATCTAAGTGTTAGAGAGGCTTTGAAGCATTTGGGCTAG